ATATCATATCGAACCATGCTTTTTCCGCAGGCTGTTTACGACAAGGACACCCTCACCGCGGACGACAAAATGGGAGAGGCCAAGATCGACGTCCAGCCTTACTTGGATGTCATAAAGAAGCGGCTGGAGAACCTCCCGACCCCCACCATTATCGCCCGAATCCAGCCTTCCGGGGACAACTGCCTGGCCGAGGAGAGCTCGATCGTGTGGAAAGACGGCAAGATCTACCAGGACATGGTGCTCGGGTTGCGTAATGTCAAGCGCGGCAAGGTGGAGATCCAGCTGGAGTGGGTCCATGTCGCCGACAGCGCACGCCGGTGAGTCGGGTCTCCAGTGGCAAAACCTCAAATTGTCAACCGTCACCATTGGGTCAAATCCTTAGACTCGAGTTGTTCTGCTTTATAAATAATGTCTCATTAGTAGATGCTGAATTGCAAGAAatgttatcttgtgagtgatctTTTGACGAGCTAGTACTCAATTGAAAGACTACCTGCTTTTGTGTTTGTGAAAACATGTTTACACGGTCACCGTTTGATATACAACGTCAATGACCCGTTCGATTGCATTATTAACTTCAAACACCCACATCCTTCGTTTGGCGACGATCCGTGAAGCTAATGATAATTTGAAATCATTTCCTCTCATGGAAAAGAATCTCATTCAAACAAAAACGGAGCTCACCCTAAGATGATTGGTTTCAAAAACCTTGGATTATCATCGATGATTACGTTGTCAGATGGGTGCTACTGTCCGTATATAATCATGCACGCTACTCACGACACAAATGGAACCCGATGAACCCGTGtttcacgagagagagagagagagatggccccGCTACAGAAGACGAAGACTTGACTCTGGTGGCAGTGGAGGAAAAGAAGACTTGACAGAGGAGGCAGGCAAGGCCTGGGTGGTGGGGGCGGTTGTCATTGCGATGACGAATGCTTGTGGCATCACCAAACGTGTCGAGAGGAGAGAGGCTGTGGGGGAGAAAGACTTGGGGTTTCCTTACATATTAAATGACTTACAAgatggagacattatttgttcTACCAAACCAGTAGTACCCATACAACGATGcatttaaatcattttcttgtgaTGGCTtgacatttttgtaaatatataATCAACAAGTACCATTCGTAAAATTTGCATCTAGAAGTATACATATAAGACTTTAATTTGCATGGTGTTGATTATTCTGCAAAGTATGCTTTCGTATGTTGTGCACCCATATTTCTCTAATTAGAATCTGTACCATGAGCATTCTTCCAACAAAAGAGATAATTAGTCGTAGTGACTTTTAACGTTATGAATCAGCaattattgaatattttattattttggtaatttctctttctattaAATACATTCGTGAAAGATTTTTACTGTTTTCTCTAAATATTACATTTAGGTcattaattataatataaaatttccatCCAGGGGAATAGGCTCAATAATGACGGTCGCTGCTAGATGTAAGCCCGTAACAAAGATGCTAAGATGGATATACTTTTGcaaagaacagtaaaaagaaaagggccaCGCGCGTCCAGATATTCACCTTTCCATAAATAACCGAGTCTGCGTTGTATTCAATTCACAGCACGAGATTCCCTTTCCGTGCGTCTGAGTGGTGCGTCCCTCGACGCACAGCACGGTGGAacgagaaaagaagagaaacggAAGCATGCTCTTCTGTCGATGAGTCCTTTCTCTTCTCGTGCTGAGGCACGTTTCcaccacaaaaaaattgttactgGTGACTCACGTGCGGGTTCACGACCCTTGCACGTGTCTCGCTCCGTCGAAAACGCCACATTCGCTTGTCATCTTGTCCTTAGAAGAGCACCGTCCactaattttcatctcaatATCCCCTCCgtagcaggaaaaaaaaaaaaaaaaaaaaaaacagaaggtaAAATAGTGGAGAACGAGAAGAGACGGGGAATCAAGATAGACGAgaagccatctctctctctctttcccctctATTGTGGGTGTGTTTTAGGTG
This Eucalyptus grandis isolate ANBG69807.140 chromosome 7, ASM1654582v1, whole genome shotgun sequence DNA region includes the following protein-coding sequences:
- the LOC104453694 gene encoding protein C2-DOMAIN ABA-RELATED 7-like — its product is MEKITGLLKIRVKRGIDLVVRDILTSDPYVVISMADQKCQTRVVKNNCNPEWNDELTLSITGPSVPINLAVYDKDTLTADDKMGEAKIDVQPYLDVIKKRLENLPTPTIIARIQPSGDNCLAEESSIVWKDGKIYQDMVLGLRNVKRGKVEIQLEWVHVADSARR